The region CTCGAGTTTACCGACCTGTTAAGAGTCCCCCAACGCGTGGTGGACGCCGCATTGCCCATAGGAGGGTTGAATGCCATGCTCGGAATGAGGCTATCGTCGTCATCCGAGTCCGAGTCCCCGCTCACACTTTCCCATTCACTCGACAAAGATGAGCTGCCCTCTTCAGAAGGAGCTGGACAACCGCCGGCAGCTAGATTATGCAGCTTTTCGTAAACGGTAGAGTTGGCGTAAGGCCTGTTTCTGATCATGTCGCCCACATTGACGGCAAGGTCCTTGACGTAGTATAGCCCACACGTGATGTCCAGGACATTGGCTTTGGGCTGGAGAATCTCCTTTGCAGTCACTCCCAATGTTTCGCGGGCACTTTTTGTCGGTTTGAAGGCACTGCCAGGAAGAATCATGACACACCATCCCCGAAGGTACCTGTGTGCTTCCGAGGTGGCTGGTATGACAACTGGCCCGGTTCCAATTTTCCAAATGTCAAGTagccacaccaccccccaaatgTCAATAGCGGCTATCTTGTCCGCATTGCCATGCTCGTCGTCAAGAAAAGACACGCTGGGTATGTTGTGGCCACTGATGCCAAGCGGCAAAGTAATCTTCcacgtcctcgtcctcgatTGGAAATGCTTCTGAAGCTGCAATGCGGTTTGTCCCGTCCACAACTCGGGCGACTCGTCGATCTCATAAGCGTCATCCTCCTGGTCCTGACGAGGGAGAGCAAACGCAAACACAGTGACCTCGTGTCTGTTGGATCCAACCGCAATCAGGCGAGACTGCTGATGAATAGCTAGACCCCACGCCGAAAGGGTAACGTTCTCGTGAAAGAACATCCTGGGTTTTGGGGTAGATCGAGAAAAAGGCCCAGCCCCGTCCTGCTTGGGGTACGTCTTGATCCAGTGCACCAACGCGTGTGTATAGTAGGCTCCGATGTCGCCGTCGTCGCACGCAAACAGGACGATCTCCAGGTTCCCCAGATTCCCTACAATCATGTTATTGATTTGGTGAGAAAACCTCCTGTCGAGCTCTCCGGGATACAAAGCCGCAAGCTTTGTGGTGGCCGGGTGAAGAATCAGACATGGCGGCGGTAGAATTCGTGGTGCTCGCTGCGGCTGATACACGTATATCTTGTCTTGATAGGCTGCAAAGTAGAGGTTGTATCGCTGTGACAGGGCCGTCAAATTACACCGCCCGCTAGAGCAGTGAGGAAACGAAGGCGTATTTGACGTTGTTCCTGCCTCATTTGCGTCCGccagccccagccccaaGGCCTGGACCGGGCCCATCATGCTCATCAACTCGTTCGCAGACATCCCGATCAGCGAAGGCAACCAACCGGTGCCGGCGGGATTGGCATTATCCGACTCGTattcgtcctcgtcatcgggGTAATCATCGTCCGCGCTGTCTgcgtcgtcttcgtcgaaATCGAAATCGTCCCCGACAGCCGCCGTGTTGAGCATG is a window of Podospora pseudopauciseta strain CBS 411.78 chromosome 1, whole genome shotgun sequence DNA encoding:
- a CDS encoding hypothetical protein (EggNog:ENOG503P3NV; COG:S) translates to MFSSSSKDMMNAAEGTEQPTEAGYEEVYVHPVCHVQTPENRFGPGIRESFTAHVDMLNTAAVGDDFDFDEDDADSADDDYPDDEDEYESDNANPAGTGWLPSLIGMSANELMSMMGPVQALGLGLADANEAGTTSNTPSFPHCSSGRCNLTALSQRYNLYFAAYQDKIYVYQPQRAPRILPPPCLILHPATTKLAALYPGELDRRFSHQINNMIVGNLGNLEIVLFACDDGDIGAYYTHALVHWIKTYPKQDGAGPFSRSTPKPRMFFHENVTLSAWGLAIHQQSRLIAVGSNRHEVTVFAFALPRQDQEDDAYEIDESPELWTGQTALQLQKHFQSRTRTWKITLPLGISGHNIPSVSFLDDEHGNADKIAAIDIWGVVWLLDIWKIGTGPVVIPATSEAHRYLRGWCVMILPGSAFKPTKSARETLGVTAKEILQPKANVLDITCGLYYVKDLAVNVGDMIRNRPYANSTVYEKLHNLAAGGCPAPSEEGSSSLSSEWESVSGDSDSDDDDSLIPSMAFNPPMGNAASTTRWGTLNRSVNSRSSAIKDVFDEVQLRREIVPMSGETPDPGKPPLTHQSVSRICNDRQKRAELARVDDFGALPKNYSLLRTSAADLELVPFDRTLARPVFRHVLTFLAPGLGQPVHDFSQIRSERIHMMLHVPELFLVVLGSEVGRVALVTLTKSGKVVDGVPLRRGFRVDCVLPRKAEEKKKVRPSCGLVGIAISPEPVPGPRVKGQLELCPAGMVRRGPVVYRLILHYADHTILMYDLMRGDPKEDLMIF